The following are from one region of the Nocardia terpenica genome:
- a CDS encoding GAF domain-containing protein, with translation MTHAIDTGTGSSTPWIMIETLDPALEPTVVSTGEDEKDFIALSRVVQRAINSARLGATVTAADVCRRILAARDRREPVDAVFGHGRARRILHARPVFGPQQHVHGVQYWFGPIDQDPPPRHRATGVVWDLPTELVHMTIDCTRMAGIPDAKFLPVLPLAMFWHNAERFDHHEEVYHLLYESGPKAKLRTTGTVRNHAQRCEMHWQATVRTRKDSQAHGAWGLLEDLTSMKSRPPRATLEQTAFRDYLRANGAYLGVIRVPDGSIVRWLTDPPPWIDCTRAPHEVFAPEDRARLAKATAPDDGVVRAINHNNDYTPTRIVLTPYRGCRNNQLAIGRFYRADSTTDRGLRRA, from the coding sequence ATGACGCACGCCATCGATACTGGCACCGGCTCATCCACACCGTGGATCATGATCGAAACTCTCGATCCAGCCCTCGAACCCACCGTGGTATCCACGGGTGAGGACGAGAAAGACTTCATCGCCCTCAGCCGAGTCGTCCAAAGAGCCATCAATTCAGCGCGTCTCGGGGCTACGGTGACAGCTGCCGACGTCTGTCGTCGAATCTTGGCGGCACGAGATCGGCGCGAACCTGTCGACGCCGTATTCGGGCACGGACGGGCGAGACGAATCCTGCACGCCCGCCCGGTCTTCGGCCCACAACAGCACGTGCACGGCGTCCAATACTGGTTCGGCCCGATCGATCAGGACCCGCCCCCACGCCACCGGGCTACCGGCGTGGTCTGGGATCTCCCGACCGAGCTGGTCCATATGACGATCGACTGCACCCGAATGGCCGGCATCCCCGATGCCAAGTTCCTTCCCGTGTTGCCACTGGCCATGTTCTGGCACAACGCCGAGCGATTCGACCACCACGAAGAGGTCTACCACCTGCTGTACGAATCGGGTCCAAAGGCCAAGCTCCGCACCACTGGCACAGTTCGCAACCACGCCCAGCGATGCGAAATGCATTGGCAAGCAACGGTTCGAACCCGAAAGGACAGTCAAGCACACGGCGCATGGGGTCTTCTCGAGGATCTCACTTCCATGAAGTCGAGACCACCACGAGCAACGCTGGAACAGACCGCATTCCGCGACTACCTGCGTGCTAACGGCGCATACCTCGGCGTGATCCGTGTGCCCGACGGGTCGATAGTGCGATGGCTAACCGACCCACCGCCCTGGATCGACTGCACCCGCGCGCCCCATGAGGTTTTCGCCCCAGAGGATCGAGCCCGACTCGCCAAGGCGACCGCACCGGACGACGGTGTCGTACGCGCCATCAACCACAACAACGACTACACCCCAACCAGAATCGTCCTGACGCCATATCGGGGCTGCCGAAACAACCAACTCGCCATCGGTCGCTTCTACCGTGCCGACTCCACCACGGACCGCGGACTCCGGAGAGCGTGA
- the rpmB gene encoding 50S ribosomal protein L28 — protein sequence MSKHCDVCSKEPRFGRQIARLGVRAQKRRIKGRSARMFYPNIQSVKTVVNGTSMRLNVCTSCLKAGKVARKTSLARV from the coding sequence ATGTCCAAGCACTGCGACGTATGCAGCAAGGAGCCCCGCTTCGGCCGGCAGATTGCCCGTCTGGGCGTCCGTGCTCAGAAGCGGCGGATCAAGGGCCGCTCGGCGCGTATGTTCTACCCGAACATCCAGTCGGTCAAGACCGTCGTCAACGGCACCTCGATGCGCCTGAACGTCTGCACCTCCTGCCTGAAGGCGGGCAAGGTCGCTCGTAAGACCTCGCTGGCCCGCGTCTAG
- a CDS encoding helix-turn-helix transcriptional regulator, translating to MKHPALRGFDPRRLADARAAAGMTVGDLARMSGVGPSAIYNWESGYRTPQPDSIARVASALGLTIEEFVRIPLGERTLVDLRVMAGLTQPQLAMRIGLSTQMLGMIERAERALDDERATALAHELGVSLEVVRAGYERARIRPPGTPA from the coding sequence ATGAAGCACCCAGCGCTACGGGGATTTGACCCGCGGCGGCTGGCCGATGCGCGGGCAGCCGCAGGGATGACAGTGGGTGACCTTGCTCGGATGTCAGGGGTCGGGCCAAGCGCTATCTACAACTGGGAGTCGGGCTACCGAACGCCTCAGCCGGATTCCATCGCCCGGGTCGCCTCCGCGCTCGGGCTGACGATCGAAGAATTCGTCCGGATACCTCTTGGCGAACGAACCTTGGTTGATCTGCGCGTCATGGCTGGGTTGACACAGCCGCAGCTGGCCATGCGGATTGGCTTGAGCACGCAGATGCTCGGCATGATCGAGCGGGCCGAACGGGCACTCGACGACGAACGCGCTACTGCTCTCGCACATGAGTTGGGTGTCAGCCTTGAAGTCGTGCGCGCAGGATACGAGCGTGCGCGTATTCGCCCGCCTGGTACTCCAGCCTGA
- a CDS encoding site-specific integrase, translating into MTLGTWGHIQRTEIEPGRWYADCWVRDLDGITRRARRHTPTGVVDRKGAAAERVLIDHLKNRIFATSDDEEITRDTTVATLWKNYRAHLVELGRASNTLQRYDHVAKIIIKGLGGVRLGEVTTQRLERFIRTVESNQGAADAKTCRTVLTGMCGMGVRFDVWSENPVRETRSVDTTPSRTTQALEPEQLRQLLHDVQESDAPCPALPTGKDSESAGEQRKSKKQYRIPTVAEYCRKADLADLITMFTATGVRMAELLAFLPENFDPETKTIEVTGHIVRIPKVGLRRLTNDYDPKMPKNKRRTLALPDYAVVMLQRRIAELQSDDDDATRPDTDTDEHVQTLFPSSTGTLRDPTNVNDQWRRVRAALGVGDITGHSFRKTVATLIDDAEMSARVAADQLGHAQVSMTQDVYMKRGTVRFEVAGILDSVINSGDKVETRPKKKTQASR; encoded by the coding sequence ATGACTCTCGGGACGTGGGGTCACATCCAACGAACCGAGATCGAACCAGGCCGCTGGTACGCGGACTGCTGGGTACGCGATCTCGACGGAATCACCCGTCGAGCGCGCCGCCATACGCCGACCGGCGTCGTCGACAGGAAGGGCGCCGCCGCCGAACGAGTGCTGATCGACCATTTGAAAAACCGCATCTTCGCCACGAGCGACGATGAGGAGATCACCCGGGACACCACCGTGGCGACACTCTGGAAAAACTATCGCGCGCATCTGGTCGAGCTGGGCCGGGCGAGCAACACGCTCCAACGCTACGACCATGTAGCCAAGATCATCATCAAGGGGCTCGGGGGAGTCCGTCTAGGCGAAGTCACCACCCAGCGCCTCGAACGCTTCATACGAACCGTCGAAAGCAACCAGGGCGCGGCTGATGCAAAGACCTGCCGAACCGTTCTGACTGGAATGTGCGGCATGGGCGTCCGCTTCGACGTCTGGAGCGAGAACCCTGTTCGTGAAACTCGATCTGTGGACACCACACCGTCACGAACCACACAAGCTCTCGAACCGGAGCAACTGCGCCAGCTGCTTCACGATGTTCAGGAAAGCGATGCCCCGTGTCCCGCGCTGCCAACGGGCAAGGATTCCGAATCGGCGGGCGAGCAGCGAAAGAGCAAGAAGCAATACCGGATTCCGACCGTGGCCGAATACTGCCGAAAAGCCGATCTCGCCGATCTGATCACGATGTTCACCGCGACGGGTGTCCGTATGGCCGAGTTGTTGGCGTTCTTGCCCGAGAATTTTGATCCTGAAACCAAGACTATCGAAGTAACTGGGCACATCGTGCGCATACCCAAGGTCGGTCTGCGGCGCCTGACCAACGATTACGACCCCAAGATGCCGAAGAACAAGCGGCGCACACTCGCGCTGCCGGACTACGCCGTCGTCATGTTGCAGCGACGCATTGCGGAGCTCCAGTCCGACGATGACGATGCCACCCGACCCGACACCGACACCGACGAACACGTCCAGACGCTATTCCCGTCGAGTACGGGGACGCTGCGCGATCCGACGAACGTCAACGATCAGTGGCGGCGGGTACGCGCAGCGCTCGGCGTCGGGGACATCACCGGTCACTCGTTCCGCAAGACCGTAGCAACCCTGATCGACGACGCCGAGATGTCGGCGCGAGTGGCTGCGGACCAGCTCGGCCACGCCCAGGTGTCCATGACGCAGGACGTCTACATGAAGCGCGGGACGGTCCGGTTCGAGGTCGCGGGCATCCTGGACTCCGTCATCAATAGTGGAGACAAAGTGGAGACTCGACCCAAAAAGAAGACCCAGGCCAGTCGGTGA
- a CDS encoding SAM-dependent methyltransferase, translating to MADYRERVLFSTSSDYFPAAERELRDLYGAKGAGGGGPEIERLGPDLGRISGGGVRIEELARACREEPLAFIRHLTVERAEVSVEDAADLDAVGAVVRRVAEQAGAAELAVQCWISGQVKMPYGTAELAQHSMKVLTESGIATGRAGLSHALSLCLTDTGLLVGTAAAAEQLSDWPGGRIRLSRSSDQISRAEFKLEEAVQVFGITPPADGSAVDLGASPGGWTRVLRSYGMSVWAIDPGDLDDRLRHDRGVRHVRTTAGEFFRSERQRFDMVVNDMKMAPELSCKVMLAAAERLRPGALAVLTLKLGPHRPVETVRRCLRLLDAKYTVRGARQLHHNRHEVTVMAERR from the coding sequence ATGGCCGATTATCGTGAGCGAGTGCTGTTTTCCACCTCCTCCGACTACTTTCCGGCCGCCGAGCGGGAACTGCGGGATCTGTACGGCGCGAAGGGGGCCGGGGGTGGGGGGCCGGAGATCGAGCGGCTGGGGCCGGATCTCGGCCGGATTTCCGGGGGTGGGGTGCGGATCGAGGAGCTTGCGCGGGCGTGTCGGGAGGAGCCGCTGGCGTTCATTCGGCATCTGACCGTCGAGCGGGCCGAGGTGTCGGTCGAGGACGCGGCCGATCTGGATGCCGTGGGGGCCGTGGTGCGGCGGGTGGCCGAACAGGCGGGCGCGGCCGAGCTGGCGGTGCAGTGCTGGATCAGCGGCCAGGTCAAAATGCCTTACGGCACAGCCGAATTGGCGCAGCACAGCATGAAGGTGCTGACCGAGTCGGGGATCGCGACCGGGCGCGCCGGGCTGTCGCACGCGCTGTCGCTGTGTCTCACCGATACCGGATTGCTGGTCGGTACGGCGGCCGCGGCGGAGCAGTTGAGCGATTGGCCCGGCGGGCGAATTCGCTTGTCCCGGAGCAGCGATCAGATTTCGCGCGCGGAGTTCAAGCTGGAGGAGGCCGTTCAGGTCTTCGGGATCACTCCCCCGGCGGACGGTTCGGCCGTGGATCTGGGCGCCAGCCCGGGTGGCTGGACCCGGGTGCTGCGGAGCTACGGAATGAGCGTATGGGCGATCGATCCCGGCGATCTCGACGATCGGCTGCGACACGATCGCGGGGTGCGGCATGTTCGGACGACCGCGGGAGAGTTCTTCCGCTCCGAACGCCAGCGCTTCGACATGGTCGTCAACGACATGAAGATGGCGCCGGAGCTGTCGTGCAAGGTGATGCTGGCGGCTGCGGAACGTTTGCGGCCGGGAGCCCTGGCGGTACTGACCTTGAAGCTGGGCCCGCATCGGCCGGTGGAAACGGTCCGCCGCTGCCTACGCCTGTTGGACGCGAAATATACGGTGCGTGGTGCGCGGCAGTTGCATCACAATCGGCACGAGGTGACCGTGATGGCGGAACGCCGCTGA